The DNA window AGAGACGGAGCTTCGCTACGCATTGTCAGCCTCGTTTGGTGAGTCCACGCAGCAGTTGATTGGCGCTCTTGAACGAGAAACGCTCTATCGATTGCTGCGTCGCCCATTCCGATGGCGGGAGCGTCGCTACTTTTCGCCAGAGCTTGCGAGGCACTCGAAGGATCAGTTGGTGATGCTTGCTCGGGCGATCTTCGTGCAAGTGGAGGTTCCTTCCGAATTTGGAAAGGAGTCCACCAGTTCCGAGCTCAATCTAGATGAGTACCGCCCGCCCGCTGGCTCTGTCGTGGCTACTGCGCTGAAGAACGTTGCGGCGCGAGGTCTGGAGGAGGATGACGACTCAGGCCGGACTGTCGTTGCGCCAGCGATGCAGTATCTGATTGGGCTTTCGCATGACTGGAGCAGACCCCGTAATATCAGCGTGGTGCTCCGTGCTCTCGGCATGGAGGTGCCGGAGAGGCTCCGCTCATCACGTTTCCAGGAGGCTGTGCGGAAGCTGGTCTCGCTAGGTATTGAGATCTCGGAAGCAGACTCAGGCAAGATCTATTCGCCGCGAGACTCCTCTCCCGGTGTTGATGGCAAGGTACGTCTGCGCAGGGCGCGTACTTGATGCAATTGGGCAGATGCCAATAGTGACGCGTGGCGCCCTCATCCTGTTGTCCCTGATGCTGCCAGTGTGTTCCCTGTTCCACCGCAGCCCCAGTTTGCCTTGGGTGACTTCAGAAGAATCAGTTCGCGTGCAGTTCCTAATGGAGGACACTTACGGTGTCGATGTTCCAGGGCGGCGCATCCTGGCGGTCCAGCGATAGCCACAGGGGCAAGTGCTTCAGCGAAGGCGCCGCTCGCTCTCCAGGATGGGAATGTCATTGGCGCTCATGTCGCGGCGGCGCATGAGTCCTTCCTCGTTGAACTCCCAATGCTCGTTGCCGTGGGTGCGGAACCACTGCCCCTTGGTGTCGTGCCACTCGTACTCGAACCGCACGGAGATGCGGTTCTCCGTGAAGGCCCACAGCTCCTTCATCAGCCGGTAGTCCAGCTCCCGCTCCCACTTGCCACGCAGGAAGTTCCGGATGGCCTCACGTCCTCGGAAGAACTCCGTGCGATTGCGCCACTCGGAGTCCTCCGAGTAGGCGCGGGCCACTCGCTCCGGGTCTCTGCTGTTCCAGGCGTCCTCGGCGGCCTGGACCTTGGCTCGTGCGGTCTCCAGCGTGAACGGCGGGCGAAGGTACGTGGACATGTCCTGTTCCTCTGGCGGTGGGAAGGCGTGCTTCCAGGTTCGTTCCCCGGGATTGCATGGGCCGTGCCCGCTGGACTTCGCGGGCTGTCCCTCTGGTGGCGGGCCCTCCTCGGCTTCGAGGCACCACGAGTTCTCGTGGTCAAACGACGCCTGAGTGAGTAGGGATGCGCCATGTACGCCGACGCGCTCCAGTCCATCTCCCTGGCCATGGCCCAGGTCCGCTCGGTAGACCTGCTGCTCGCGCGCATCGCCCAGGGACTGGCCGCGCAGCCAGACGTGGCGCTCGCGCGCATCTGGCTCATCGCCCCCGGCGACATCTGCGGCACCTG is part of the Myxococcus landrumus genome and encodes:
- a CDS encoding nuclear transport factor 2 family protein; amino-acid sequence: MSTYLRPPFTLETARAKVQAAEDAWNSRDPERVARAYSEDSEWRNRTEFFRGREAIRNFLRGKWERELDYRLMKELWAFTENRISVRFEYEWHDTKGQWFRTHGNEHWEFNEEGLMRRRDMSANDIPILESERRLR